The sequence ACTTTGCTAGGCTCGTGGGAAACTAAGACTGCACCTGTTGCTTGCTATAAGAGagacagaaagagagagatcaaCCAATTTATAatgtaagaaaaaataaaaaaggagggGATAAGAGAAATAGAAGGAACTTGGGCGTGCAGACCTCGAGTTTGAAAACCACTTCCCAGGCCAGTTCCTTTTGCTATGCCTTTGACGTTCACTATGGCAAGAGGGTGCTTCTCAAAGTGCTGCTTGATTGTCTTAGCAACACCAGTAACAATATTGTTCTTTCCTAAAAGGTGATAACAGAAGCTAAATGCTTAAAGTTTCTTACCAAATAAACAACCGTTTTAGCATAATGGTAGATGAACAATAAGAGGTAAACCAGAAAACTTAATTTGGATATAAAATTACCAACTGTAATCACAGGGCGATTTTTCATCTTGAGGGCTTGTTTTCGCAGAAGAAGCCTCTCATTGTTGGAAAGATGCACTGTTCACGGGGGCTTCTCGTTAAAATTCTTTCTTGCCAATACTGGGACTGACGGTCTGATTCACTATTGCCAGAAATGCAACGCTGTTTGCCAACAGTTGCTGAACAGCTCGAACCGTTTGACTGAATTAACAACATAAGAAGTTTCCGAAAAGGATatagaatataaacatgcatAGGACTTCATGGTAACTGTTATTACCGAGACAGATGTAGAGACGGGGACTCCCTCTTCTCCATTAACATCATCGAACAAATTTGCAACCGTTTGACTTATAGCTGGTTCATTTGAAGATACTGGATCAACTTTACCATTTTCATCCTCACCACAGATCGAAGAAGATGTAATCGCCATATTTTGTTTTGTGGCTAGCTGACCATTTACTACAGTGCCCGTGTCATCTTCCAATTTCACGGGAGTCACATGAGCTTCTTGTTTGTCTCTAGCCTTGACAAATACAATGTACGCTATTTCAGATATCGCTTCTGAAGCTGCAGAAGATACCAAGGAGGTactaaatataaacatgcatatGACTATGATAATTGATATTACCATAACATCTTCGGCAAAAGATGTAAATAAGTCTTCAACTTCTCCATCTATATCCTTGAGCGAATTTGCACATCTTTCGTATGTAACTGATTCATTTGAAGATCCAGTCACGACTGTACCAGTTTCATCCTCTTTATTTGTAACAGATTCATTTGAAGATCCTGGCTCAACTTTTCCATGTTCATCCTCTTCAAAACTGTTAAGTTTAGCTCATGTTATACTTAATTTGGTTTGAAGGGCATGGAAGTATATAAACATAAGATAGCTCACCAATTGAGTTCTTGATTCGTTAACCGAGGGCGTATTTTCTGCATCCCTTGTCTTTATCCTAGTTCAAGTAAACATAGCACAATTtgcctcactttgccgagaacaACAGACATagatttttgaaagaaaatgataaaaCAGAAACATAGAAACCCAGCACAACTCACCAACTGAAACTTCAATTCATCTATGTTTTCGTTAAGCCTTAAAACATGAAGTTTCAAGGACTGCATGTCAAAGCAGGAAACAAACAAAGAGGAATCAGATGAAGTGGATATGAGATTGGGGAAGGCTCAAAACAGAAAGTAATTACACAAATtagtatgtattatttttccaCAAAATAAACAAGTCTAGATTGAGACAAGATCCTTGACATAATGGATTCCATGGCAGTGAAACTAGGTGTATTTATAACATGTTTCCAACCAAAAGCACCATTATCATCAGGTTTCAGGGGAGATGAGTTAAATTACGTAACTTGATATTTTAAATGATGGAATTAGGTCACTCGTCGTTAATTCAGCGTTTTAAGTTTTCCGCCAGAGTGCATAGGCATCTGCTTAGGTTTTatcaaactaaacatggtaaataccaaaaacatatatgacaatatttgataatttcttatttattcattaatctccaaagtggagtataaataggagttacaattggtattacatatatacttcaccaatgtgggacaataaactcctatttacactttaactaatatataactcgcaacatttcccctcaagttggtgcaaagatgtcacgcatgcccaacttgtcaagcgagttggaaaacacactattagacacagccttagtaagaacatcagcaagttgatcttcataccccacaaacggaaacataataattccagcatccaactttttcttgatgaaatgtcgatcaatctccacatgttttgttcgatcataTTGCACTagattatgagcaatctcaatagcaaccttgttatcacaatgaagtttcatagcacctttgagtttaaacccaagatctctcaacagttttttcaaccacaacaactcacatacaccatgagataccacgaaactcagcttttgcacttgacctagccaccactttttgtttcttgcttctccaagtaactaaattaccacccacaaaCGTAAAGTATTCAAATGTAGATCACCGATCAGTGATGgaacctgcccaatctgcatttGTATATCCTTCaacattcaaatgaccattgtTGGAGAAAACCAAGCCTCTTTCAGGAGCCTTCAAAATATGGgttactgcatccatatgagGTTCACTAGGtaagtgcataaactgacttaccacactaactgcataagcaatgtcaggacgagtgtgagacaaataaattaatctccccacaagcctctgataccgttccttatgagtaggaacttgatctggaaataaGCCCAGATGATAATTCTGCTCAATCGGACTGtcaacaggtttgcaatctaacatacctgTTTCAGCTAACAAATTAAGCACATACTTCTGTTGCGACAGAAAAATATCATGCTTGGATCATGCAAtctcgattccaagaaaatactttaattcacccaattctttcatctcaaattcagtagctaggtacttttgaaggcgttgtatctcattttgatcatcaccagtcactatcatgtcatcaacataaataatcaatgcaattagcttaccattttttcgctttagaaacaaagtatgatctgaatgactctagatatacccaaacttcttcattaAACTTGTAAACCTCTCAAACCACgctctaggagattgtttcaaaccatacaaagccTTTTGTAACCTACATACAACACCTTTTCCAATAGATGTTCCGATACCAGGTGGGAGATCTATATAAACTTCCTCattaagatcaccatgaaggaaaacattcttaacatcaaactgcaacaAAGGCCAATCTTGATTTACTGCTAAGGACAGAAGAACACGCACAatattaagtttggcaacaggagcaaaagtctcctgatagtccacctcataggtttgagtataacccttagcaactaattTGGCTTTATATCGgtcaatagaaccatctgctttgtgcttaatagtGAACACCCATCTACATCCAACAGCTTTCTTCTCgtttggtaaaggaaccaaatcctAAGTAGAtttcttttccaaagcttccatctcaactttcatggcattaacccacttagggtcagacaaagtatcttgcaattttgttagaattgatacactagatagctgacatatgtaagatgTATATGGTTTAGACAAACAatgagtagacacataattgttgataggatatttgactttggcatgcatatcaggctcatattgtactttaggttttccacgattagctcTTGAAAGCAACTGATAAGTAAAAGAATCAtcagaatttacctcatgtatgccaccatcttgtaccaaactgttagaagaatcatcatTGGACAAACCATCATCAGGCAACTCGTTAGACATACCAGCAGCAGGCAACTGATTATCAGAAGGTAATTTGTTAGACATACTAACAGGCAAGTCGCTGGGCACATCTGATCTGTCGTCAGTAGAAATAGTTCCGGGAATAACAGGTGACCGATCACTATTTGTAGCCGACTGATCAGTATTACGCAACATAATAGGTTCTGTCCCCAACTCTAcctgtaacacatcatccataccatCTCTTCGAATTTGCACTTCACTCCCCTTCTCCCCATGAAGTGGAAAGTCGGAAGGGTGTTTCACAAAATACGAAACTTCGTCGTGgaaggtgacatccatggtaatataagttttcTGAGTcggatgataacacttatagcctTTTTATTGTTAGCATGCCCAATAAAGACACATCGGAAagcacatgcatcaagtttactccgcTGATGAGAGTAAACATGCACATATGCAATACACCCAAACATTTTCGGAGGAACCTTTGATACTGAAACAAgataaacatgtttttgtagcacatcaagtggtgtctgaaaatcaagaaccctacttggaacacgattgatcaaatacacaACAACCAAAATAGCAtgaccccacaaatgattaggaacacatttatccaacatcaagcAGCGAGCAACCTCCATTATTTGAAGATTCTTCCATTTagacacaccattttgttggggtgtaaacggagtagtcgtctggtgaataataccagGATCACGAAAAAAGTTCGCAAAAGTGTGATTCGCATATTCTCCTCCGTTATCAGACCTGAAAACCTTAACTTTGGTCTAAAACTGAGTAgacaccattgtacaaaattcttgaagaagcaacgaaacatcactcttattcttcatcaagaacacccaagttaaccgagtacaatcattaataaaagtaacaaaccaacgaaatccattagaagtaactttcgtcaaaccccacacatcagaatgtatcaaatcaaatggcaaagtagaTTTAGAATCACTTATGAAAAAATAGGTACGATGACTTttagccatgacacatgtttcacacttgaactctgaatcactacaagtgtgaaacaaagaagaaaatagatgcttcatataactgaatgatggatgtcccaatcgtcgatgccacaaccaaatttgatgtctgtcatccactttagcaattaaaacttgatgattatttgaactggaaacaacagtatcctccatagtcaagatgtacaaaccccctattcttttaccacgaccaattatcttctgagtttgaatgtcttgaaaataacaatacgtagggtagaagtgagcagaacaatataaggtatcaagaagttttcctatcgacaaaagattgcacttaacatCAAGAACAAGTAAAGCATGAACCAGTGATAAGGTCGGAATAAGAGAGATAGTGCCATCACCCTTCACAGGGGAAtgtgctccatttgcactagtaatatacggatcacgaacatagtcacataactcatcaaacactctaggATCACTAGTCATATGATCAGTGGTCCCAGTATCAATTATCtatttatttgttccaccaagatgcataacaacactatAATTATATTGAGTCATTGAACTAAATCACAAACAATAAGGGCACAAAAGATACGCAgcggaatgaaaacaatttaccagaACATTGTAGGAGCAGACTATTCAAGACTGTAGCAATCACTGTTTACGACATTGTAGAGGATCACTGTTCACAAAGCAGACCACTGTTCATGCAATGTAGCAAGCGATGTAATGTAGCGCGACActatttacctttttttttcaacgaaGGAAATCACAACAAAGgtgggcacaaaattaaagcacacaggtCACCAAAAGCAAACTGCTCTGATGCCATatcaaactaaacatggtaaatgccaaaaatatatatgacaatatttgagaatttcttatatattcattaatctccagaGTGGAGTATaaataggagttacaattggtattacatatgtacttcaccaatgtgggacaataaactcctatttacactttaactaatatataactcgcaacaggTTTTCCATCACTGCAGTATAACGCCATCagcttagattttttttatatcttgATATACTCATGTATTGGCAAACGTGGACTTGGCCACATTCGTTTGAGCAAAAATACTTTCTCCTTGTGCATTCAAGTTCGAATATATCTTCAGCGTCCTCGTGCAACAATTTATAGAAATTATATGGAttttatatacaattatacttGTCTCCTGTATTATACAACAGAATTCTTATGCACAATCCAAATGCAGATCCAGCCAGCTCGTAAACAAGCAAGACGAATCACAGTTGATCACGAGTAATCCCCGAGTCAAGGCGTTCTCTGTACTGTAGATGGCGGAGATTCGTTTTCAGGAAGTCGAAAAACAAACAGAAACTTTTGAATTAAGCACTTGAAGACATGAAAGTaaatttattttgaattaagcACATGAAGACATGAAAGTAAATTTATTGATTCAGATATGATAACATGAggctaaatttatttttttggatgaAGGTACTGATCGACCGTGAGAGGTTTTGGACCGCCGAACCAGTTGATCAGAAAGATGTTCTCGATGTCTAATTTGAAGAACTGGAAGTTGTGAGTCGTGGGCCAGTCTGTTAACCATGCAGCAAAAACAAATATCACTCTTGATAGTTGAGCGGAAGATGAAACGAAAAGCTGAAATTACAAAGGGGTAATGCTAGGAGACTAAATTCGGAgtttgtaaattaaattatgtGTTACTAATAGGAATAAACACATTTATCAACGCTAAAGTAATATACCAATCATCAGCTTCCATGtcctttaattttcaattttgtctacaaatttaatcttcctagcattacccatTACAAAATAACTACAGACGGTGTACTAATGTGTAATGTTTATAATATCGGTATTGGTAGAAATATCGATAAAtaaattgatgaaaatattgATAGATATATCGTTATTGATAACAATATCGGTTGCTTTTGGAAAATGTCATATGACAATTTGTCAATATTTAACCGATATGTCGGAAATATTAACAAAACTTGTCAATTTTGGCCAAAATTTAACAGCTTCTCTGATGTGGGATGAAGGGCGAGCCTTAGCACAACAGAAAGGTTTTTTGTGACTAAAATATCACAGGTTCAAGTTGTGGAAACAACCTCTTGACCAAAAAAGAGTAAGATTGTGTACGATAAACGTTCCACCGACTCTTGCAAAGCAAGAAGCCTTTTTGGGTTGGAGTCGcccttttaacaaaaatatcaaCCGTGTTGAAAAAATTCAAACAGTATATTTGTGTATTACCCTTCATCTCCGGATGCTTCGAGAACAAGGCCCTTTTagcaaattctatttttttgggATCCGCAAGCTTCAGCTGAAAAAATATCATGCATTCCAGGTTAGCCAAAATCAATGcgatttctccttcttctcgagGATAGTACGGATAACAAATAAATTTTCTGTTGCGACACACCTTCCCGTTGAGTGTAAGCTTTGCACAAGTGGGATTTTCTGGGTCTGTCTTGCCACAGGTTCCGATAGGATGTTCACTAATTGTCAACGAAGCTCTTGGATCTTTCAGTGCATTTCTTGCAGTCGGATCAAGAGTTGTCAAGTAGAAGTAAGGGATACCACTGCCATTTCCAGGTTCTCCGTCGCTAAATGAAACCACATTCCTGCATCgtattttcaaaattattttatcCGAGAAAATAAGGATTTGTCattcatttcttcttttaaaatACTTTTAATATAGTGAATAGTCCTACACAAGTTAATTCTCTCTATGGAGCGAGGCCTAGGAGTGTATGTCTGGCCTCGATTGAACCTGCGAAATATTTCGCTTTTGCCTAAACTTGTACTCGTGAGGAACACTTGACTCAAATACTAGCATTGAGTAGTATATCTAACGCGATAATATATATAACAAGAAGAAATAAGAAATCTTACCCGAAGGGTGCTCCTCCCAAATCGCTTGAGATAGTACtgtgaagggaaaaaaaatacacaagTAAGCATGAAATGTCTAACATCCAAACACAAATATCAACTACTTTCTAATGAAAACACTTCTAGCATAAACACTTATGAGCTGAAGTACTTCTTACAAAAGTAATTACAAATGACCCCAACAAGTGCTTCCATaatcaaaaacacttttaaattttaatggcACACGTCgctaaaaacactttctaacacCAATTTACAAGCAAGATTCTAGAGCACCCAACACATGTTTGAATTTCATCACAACACACAAGGTTCGAAATCAGATCTCCAATTTGACCAATAAGAAACCAAATTAAAATCACACAAATTTGGTTCTCTAATCAGCAAACTTAATCATAGCCAAAATGTATGTATTGACACGGTGGTATCCCCTTATATCATGTGCCGTGTCGTAACGTATCTCTGTGTCGTATTCTCTTGTGGTCATATATCAAttcttcttgttaattttatgcATCTGATCCATGTCGTATTGTGTCGTATCATGTATCCATGCATTGTAGGCCAAAAGCCTCTGTACTATCAAAACTGAGCGCCCCAAATCAACGCACGACAGTAAAGTAAAAACCAACAGAAACAGCACCAAAATACGAGAAGATAGAAAAGAGATCATTACTCCAAGACGCCCCAAATATTCTGGGAGACCAACCAACGAGCACTGGCAGCAGCATTCTCCGGGTCGGGTTTCTTCTGCAAGAGAACTCGGCTTTGCACGGGCACTTGGACATCCGATAGCAGAGAAACCAGGTAGATTGAGAAAACGAAGTGAACAAGCCCTTTGATCTTCTTCGTCGTCGTCATCGGACTCTGTCTGTTTTCTGTCGTGTTTTTTGtgtagaaagagagagggaaagaagGAGATGAGCATGATACTATACGGGGAACGTGCTTTTTATACTCGAAATCTTACGGGCTGACCCCCGAATTACCGGTTGTGAGCATGCGGGGAGGAGGTTCTATCCTCTGCAAGCGGGTGTAGTAAAATGCACCTATAAAGTGATGAGTGTGAAAGATAAATATGAAAAGGCAAATAGAGAAGGTAGGTAGCATTCC is a genomic window of Malus domestica chromosome 09, GDT2T_hap1 containing:
- the LOC103442776 gene encoding uncharacterized protein isoform X2, translated to MTTTKKIKGLVHFVFSIYLVSLLSDVQVPVQSRVLLQKKPDPENAAASARWLVSQNIWGVLDTISSDLGGAPFGNVVSFSDGEPGNGSGIPYFYLTTLDPTARNALKDPRASLTISEHPIGTCGKTDPENPTCAKLTLNGKLKLADPKKIEFAKRALFSKHPEMKDWPTTHNFQFFKLDIENIFLINWFGGPKPLTVDQYLHPKK
- the LOC103442776 gene encoding uncharacterized protein isoform X1, whose protein sequence is MTTTKKIKGLVHFVFSIYLVSLLSDVQVPVQSRVLLQKKPDPENAAASARWLVSQNIWGVLDTISSDLGGAPFGNVVSFSDGEPGNGSGIPYFYLTTLDPTARNALKDPRASLTISEHPIGTCGKTDPENPTCAKLTLNGKVCRNRKFICYPYYPREEGEIALILANLECMIFFQLKLADPKKIEFAKRALFSKHPEMKDWPTTHNFQFFKLDIENIFLINWFGGPKPLTVDQYLHPKK